A genomic segment from Candidatus Zixiibacteriota bacterium encodes:
- a CDS encoding heterodisulfide reductase, subunit B has product MKVAYYPGCTLKTSAKNLNDSAVASLARLDLELEELPRWNCCGAVYSLADDDLLHLVAPIRDLIRVADMGHDKVVTICSMCYNTLARANNLIRDDEEKRFTINSFMEEETDYTGQVEVIHLLPFLRDHVGWDKLKEKVTNPLKDLKVSPYYGCTLTRPKDIAIDSADNPTILHDFLDALGAQVIDSPASIECCGSYQILSNPEAAYKNVYKIVSTAQKRGAEALVSSCPLCEYSLGHRQKDSIDKFGQGESTVPTFYFTQLLAIALGVDEKECHFDIGHESSRELLSGKNLISA; this is encoded by the coding sequence ATGAAAGTTGCTTATTACCCCGGATGTACGCTCAAGACCAGCGCTAAAAACCTCAATGACTCCGCGGTGGCATCACTGGCCAGGCTCGACCTCGAGCTGGAGGAACTGCCCCGCTGGAACTGTTGCGGTGCGGTCTATTCACTGGCGGACGACGACCTCCTGCACCTGGTGGCACCGATTCGAGACCTGATCCGGGTCGCCGATATGGGCCATGACAAGGTCGTGACGATCTGCTCGATGTGTTACAACACCCTCGCTCGCGCCAACAACCTGATACGCGATGACGAGGAAAAACGTTTTACGATCAACAGTTTTATGGAAGAGGAAACCGACTACACCGGACAGGTTGAGGTCATTCATCTTCTGCCGTTTCTGCGCGATCATGTAGGCTGGGACAAGCTCAAAGAGAAGGTTACCAACCCGCTCAAGGATCTCAAGGTGTCGCCGTACTATGGTTGCACCCTGACCCGTCCCAAAGATATTGCCATCGACAGTGCCGACAACCCGACGATCCTGCATGATTTCCTGGATGCTCTCGGTGCTCAGGTGATCGACAGCCCGGCCTCGATTGAATGTTGCGGATCGTACCAGATCCTCTCCAATCCGGAGGCGGCCTACAAGAACGTCTACAAGATCGTCAGCACAGCCCAAAAACGGGGCGCGGAGGCACTCGTCTCGAGTTGCCCGTTGTGTGAATACAGCCTGGGACACAGGCAGAAAGATTCGATCGACAAATTCGGTCAGGGCGAGTCAACGGTACCGACATTCTATTTCACCCAGCTTTTGGCGATAGCCCTGGGAGTTGACGAAAAGGAATGTCATTTCGATATCGGTCATGAAAGCTCACGAGAGCTTTTATCCGGCAAGAACCTGATTTCAGCGTAG